The proteins below come from a single Carnobacterium divergens DSM 20623 genomic window:
- a CDS encoding YveK family protein, with amino-acid sequence MEEIIDLKKILTTIKQNKWWLIGTIVFSLSMMSMYLWFIATPVYQSSTQLLINQTEEKDSILQQQSVQTNLDLINTYNVIIKSPRILDKVKKELKNAYSEKELNESIQVSSATNSQIIDIKVENSSKKATVDIANTTARIFQKEIVSIMKINNVTILSTAKLEKTSKPISPNKTMLMVVALIGGGVIGLILIIMRSLLDRTIKGKEDIEMLNITVLGSIGELPEEI; translated from the coding sequence ATGGAAGAAATTATTGATTTAAAAAAGATACTAACTACAATTAAACAAAATAAGTGGTGGTTAATTGGAACAATAGTTTTCTCATTGAGCATGATGAGTATGTATCTGTGGTTTATCGCAACACCAGTATACCAAAGTAGTACTCAACTACTTATTAATCAAACAGAAGAAAAGGATTCTATTCTCCAACAACAAAGTGTTCAAACAAATTTAGATTTGATTAATACGTATAACGTAATTATCAAAAGTCCTAGAATTTTAGATAAGGTAAAAAAAGAATTAAAAAATGCATACTCGGAAAAGGAATTAAACGAGTCCATTCAAGTTAGCAGTGCAACAAACTCTCAAATCATTGACATAAAGGTTGAGAACTCAAGCAAAAAAGCAACGGTAGACATTGCGAATACAACAGCTCGCATTTTTCAAAAGGAAATTGTTTCTATTATGAAAATAAATAATGTCACTATTTTATCAACTGCAAAACTAGAGAAAACTAGTAAACCCATTTCTCCAAATAAAACAATGTTAATGGTAGTTGCGTTGATTGGAGGAGGCGTTATCGGACTCATATTGATTATTATGAGAAGCCTCCTAGATCGAACAATAAAAGGCAAAGAAGACATTGAGATGCTAAACATTACAGTACTAGGTAGCATAGGTGAATTGCCTGAGGAAATATAG
- a CDS encoding nucleotide sugar dehydrogenase gives MKIVTIGLGYIGLPTAIMFANYGQQVIGVDVQLEVVNSLQEGQVHIEEPGLQEALTRAITSGNFKAQTQVEQADVFIVAVPTPNKEDRYKSCDLMYVISAVNSLIPYLEKGNTVIVESTIAPRTTEDIILPLIEEAGFKVGEDLFLVHCPERVLPGEILQELRYNNRIIGGVTEACTKSGKEIYGIFVKGELISSSASAAELSKLMENTYRDVNIALANELAKIGDALAIDSLEVIEMANKHPRVNIHSPGPGVGGHCLAVDPYFISSMAPTVTPLIQQAREINSTMPAFIVEKVEELMEKIDGKKITVLGVTYKGNVDDIRESPALEIVDLLKEKRGYELSIFDPHVEKEWIEKEFKQSVVDSDLLLVLTDHDEFKTIDVDQLTLMRQKVVFDTKNIFEKKPEIKLISLGNLSSIKGLNMGAK, from the coding sequence ATGAAAATCGTAACAATAGGACTAGGTTATATCGGTTTGCCAACCGCTATTATGTTTGCCAATTACGGGCAACAGGTTATCGGCGTCGATGTTCAATTAGAAGTTGTCAATTCTTTACAAGAGGGTCAAGTTCATATTGAGGAACCTGGACTTCAAGAGGCATTAACTCGTGCAATTACCTCAGGTAATTTTAAAGCACAGACTCAAGTTGAACAGGCAGATGTTTTTATCGTGGCGGTGCCAACACCTAATAAAGAGGATCGCTATAAAAGTTGTGATCTGATGTATGTGATTTCAGCCGTCAACTCGTTGATTCCTTATTTAGAAAAAGGCAATACCGTTATTGTAGAGTCAACGATTGCACCACGCACAACAGAAGATATCATCTTGCCTTTAATTGAAGAGGCTGGATTTAAAGTAGGAGAAGATCTCTTTCTTGTGCATTGCCCAGAGCGTGTGTTACCAGGGGAAATCTTACAAGAACTAAGATACAACAATCGAATTATTGGTGGTGTAACAGAAGCCTGTACAAAATCGGGAAAAGAAATCTATGGCATTTTTGTAAAAGGCGAATTGATCTCGTCATCCGCATCGGCTGCAGAATTGTCCAAGTTGATGGAAAATACGTATCGAGACGTCAACATTGCCTTAGCTAACGAGCTTGCCAAAATTGGAGATGCATTAGCCATCGACAGTTTGGAAGTAATTGAGATGGCTAATAAACATCCACGAGTAAACATTCATTCTCCAGGACCAGGAGTGGGAGGACATTGCTTGGCAGTTGATCCTTACTTTATTAGTTCGATGGCGCCAACGGTTACGCCATTAATTCAACAGGCAAGGGAAATCAACAGTACGATGCCTGCTTTTATTGTCGAAAAAGTAGAAGAGCTAATGGAGAAGATAGACGGAAAGAAAATTACCGTATTAGGTGTTACTTATAAAGGCAATGTGGACGATATTAGAGAAAGCCCCGCACTTGAAATTGTCGACTTATTAAAAGAAAAAAGAGGCTATGAACTGTCTATTTTTGATCCACATGTGGAAAAAGAATGGATTGAAAAAGAATTTAAACAATCCGTTGTGGATAGCGATTTACTCTTAGTTCTTACGGATCATGATGAATTTAAAACGATTGACGTAGACCAACTTACCCTGATGCGTCAAAAAGTGGTCTTTGATACCAAAAATATTTTTGAGAAAAAACCAGAAATTAAGCTTATTTCATTAGGGAATTTATCCAGCATCAAGGGTTTGAATATGGGCGCAAAGTAG
- a CDS encoding DUF4352 domain-containing protein, translated as MKKLALAFSLTAMLLLGACSAKTTDSKETTKKEDKTEVVQKQASANKLGEAIVVDGMELTLKQLKTTTVSKNEGKETKSLYGFEINGKNISSAKLGLGAIDFVVTTTDGKEHRIDDTVSNFGNEIEPDKTISGKAYFSIDKDQKIEQIQYKPVDKVLASWNVEAK; from the coding sequence ATGAAAAAATTAGCACTAGCCTTTAGTTTAACCGCAATGCTTCTTTTAGGTGCATGTTCTGCAAAAACTACTGACAGTAAAGAAACAACTAAAAAAGAAGATAAAACAGAAGTGGTTCAAAAACAAGCTTCAGCCAATAAATTAGGGGAAGCCATCGTAGTCGATGGAATGGAATTAACCCTTAAACAACTTAAAACAACTACAGTCTCTAAAAATGAAGGAAAAGAAACGAAATCCTTATATGGTTTTGAGATTAATGGGAAAAATATTAGTTCCGCAAAACTAGGTTTAGGCGCCATTGATTTTGTAGTCACCACAACGGACGGAAAAGAACATAGAATTGATGATACCGTTTCAAATTTTGGGAATGAAATTGAACCAGATAAAACCATTTCAGGAAAAGCTTATTTCTCCATTGATAAAGATCAAAAAATTGAACAAATTCAATACAAACCCGTAGATAAAGTATTAGCAAGTTGGAATGTGGAAGCAAAATAA